The DNA segment ttttcatcttctttttgttACTAGACAAGGTTTCTGCTATCAAATGTGTGTGGGGAGGCGAAACCCGGAAGATTGCTTGCGATCATGGGCCCGTCAGGTTCGGGGAAGACCACTTTGCTTAATGTACTGGCAGGGCAGCTCATGGCTTCTCCCCGGTTGCACTTATCGGGACACTTGGATATTAACGGATTGCCAATGCCAAGCGAAGGTTATAAGTAAGTCGGTTCGGACATTGTTTGATCTAGGTTTTTCAAGGATTGTTAGCGTGCCACCGCCACCGTACTGCATTGCCACTCTGGAGAGTGAATTGGTCATGTTTTTTCACCAGTTAGGATCTTTATATTGCAGGGTTGCCTATTTGAGGCAGGAGGACCTTTTCTTCTCACAACTTACAGTACGAGAAACGCTGTTACTGGCTGCTGAACTTCAGCTTCCTCAGACATGGTTAGCAGAGAAGAAGGATAAGTATGTCAGCAGCATATTGTTCCGATTGGGCTTGGTAAGCATCTAAAGATGACTATACTAAAATGGAAGTATGATACCAATAAGAGTTTTGATAGCAGTATTTTCAGTAAACTCCACATCAAATGAAGCTAGAAATCGAGACAGAAAAAAGTCAAGGGTAAATTACAGACTAAGCAAGTGGCAATTAATCTACTCATGCCAATCTTTTCTCTGGTGAACTCTTCCCCGAAGAATAATCTAAAAAGTTCCCCAGTTTTGTTGTCTATGCTAGGTCTGCAAATGCACATAGCAACACCTATACATAAGATTTAttttccctttcatttaaaagttCATCTAGTCTAACTAGTTAGTCCAACTtatgttttgaatttttttttcatccAAAAGCTAACAGTAATTATCACATGTAACATGCATAGGATAGATATTTCTACTGACAATTGGTACCTAACttttttgctctctctctctctctctttttttttccatttgatGACTGCAATTTATACATTATACTTATTTGCTTTCTCCCTGTTGGTGATATAACATTTTGCTAAAAAAGGTCAATTGTGCTGATTCTATCGTTGGTGATGCCAAAGTCCGTGGAATCAGTGGTGGTGAAAAGAAGCGCCTTGCACTTGCTTGCGAACTGATTGCTAGTCCATCTGTCATATTTGCAGATGAACCAACAACTGGTATCATTGTCATATCATCATATGTTATTTCTATTTCCAATTTAATCGGAATTGTTCTTTTCCTGAATGTTCACTACATGTGATATAATAGTCAGCTGTCAGCCACATACACATATACCACTGCAAACATTTGATTTTGTGGTTGATTAAGAAAAACTCTTTTGATTAGAAAGAAGACAATGAAACTAACAACTACTTTAAAGAGTATACTACATATTTTACTGCATTCATACCTTCTAATTCAGACAAATTCATTGATATAGTTTTCAGGAGGACAGATACTGCATGTTAACTGGACTTGGGAGAAGGGAAGATGCACTTAACTGTTGAAGGAACAATTTGTTTAAAAAGAAATAATCATATTAACTGGCCACATGCATTTTTCTGAATAGCTCACTATACTGTGTAACATAATAGCCGGTCATATACATTTACTACTTTGGACAGTAGATCAAGAAAGAAGTTCTTTTTGAGTAGGCGGTAGTCCACGAAGTGACCACTCTGCTTTAAGAAgtgtataatttttaattattcctCACCTATAATTTTAAGCAAATTTAATTAACAAATACAGATTCTGTCCTTAATTGGATTGGGGAAAGGTGACCACTATTATATTGTCGGAGAGAAATTTtgtttaaaaagaaaagaaacagatTTTTTAAGATGAATGATAGAGATTATTGTTTTACTATGACTTGATTCTTATACATGTTGATAGTGAGTGGTCTGTGTTACATGCAGGTCTTGATGCATTCCAGGCAGAGAAGGTTATGGAAACACTTCGACAGCTTGCAGAGGATGGCCATACTGTTATTTGCTCAATACACCAACCAAGAGGCTCGGTTTATAGCAAATTCGATGACATTGTGTTGTTATCAGAGGGGGCACTTGTATACATGGGTCCTGCGAAGGATGAACCATTGACATACTTTGCTAAATTCGGGTTATTACTCAGTTATCTGGCTCGTATATGCTATTCTTAGAAGTTGATTATGTTTTTTGAAGTTTCATGTTACCCTTCAATGCAAATAACAAATTATCATTGTGTCAATAGTGgaacaaaataataatagaaTTCCCATATTCTATTAACAGAATATAGTAGAACAGAATCATAATAGAACAAAATGTTAACAAACTATCGATGCAAGTTTCAAGTTAATAGAATTCCCATTTTCTATTAACTTGAGATACACAAAATTGGAGGTATGGTGGAACAGAATGATGGACTGGAGTATGTAGCATGCCAATGCAAATAACAAACTATCATTGTGTCAAGAGTAAAACAGCCATGGAATGGTTTATTGTTTGTATCAGAAACTTTTTGGTGACTGATACCAGTGGGATTCTTTTACACTGATGTCTAGTTTCTTGCTATACTGACTTGTCAAGTTATTGCGATTCTTGAGTTACCTGATGCCTCTTTGGCAGGTACCAATGTCCTGATCATGTGAACCCTGCTGAATTTCTGGCTGATCTGATTTCAGTTGATTATAGTTCAGCTGAAAGTGTGCATTCATCTCAGCAAAGAATTGATGATCTGATTGAAGCTTTCTCAAAAAGCAGTTTCATGATTCAGTGCACGATTCCAATTATGCAGTTGGATGACTCCAAGGTTTCCGCAAAATTTGGCAAGAAAACCATGGTAAAGAGGAGAAGTGGTTGGTGGAGGCAGTTCCGGTTGCTCCTTAAGCGAGCATGGATGCAGGTTTGTCATCTATTACCTTTTCTCTTAATTCCTTTTGTCGGGCTTTAAACAAAGGGTTGGAGATAGGTGTTCTGCTGCTTAGATGTCCTtaattttaatgaaaattttatatCTTGTCAATAGTGTGACATCAGGAGATTCAGAGTGTTGGGTCCATAATCTTGAAAAATTCCCAAAAATCCCATGTCCAGCTGATAttaacttgaatatattttagcTAATGTAAAACAAGATGACATCTCACTGACACTATCAGATTCTATGTCATTTGGCTCTTAATTTATTGACCCCCCATATGGGTGAAGAGACCAGAGAATTTTTATAACTCTTTCCTTTTaaataggaaaattatcattaatCACTGTGTTGATAGTCACTGTTCATATTTGCTTTGAAAATATTCAGAGGTTGTTATTGTGCTCAGGCTTCTCGTGATGGTCCAACAAACAAAGTTAGGGCAAGAATGTCAATTGCATCAGCTATCATATTTGGATCTGTTTTTTGGCGAATGGGAAGAACTCAAACATCAATACAAGATAGGATGGGACTTCTTCAAGTATGCATCACCCTCTGTTTTCTCGTGTCTTTAGTGCATTTAATTGCTTGCAAACTAGCTATTTAACTGATTAGATCTGGTTGACATTCATGCTTGGTGGCttgcaatctcttaattgattcTTGTGTTATTAACTAtaattctttatttgtttagcATGTGGAAGTGTGATGTGTAAACCTTTTATTGTCTGAATTAACTAAAGCTGCACATATGCTTTTCATGTGTACTAAAAACAAAGGGGGTTGAGTTTTCTATGGGGTATCCTCAGCATATGGGACAGAACTGGAATGAAGAACTCCTAGATCCACGTTGCAAACTCCTAAAATATGGGGcctctaaaatattttttggcaAATGAAATGTGAGCTTCTGTGATTAATCGATGGGAGTATATCATATGAAGTGTTTGGTGAAAACAGAGTAAATATCATCTGCAAGATATCTTTCCTTGCACAATGCAAGGGTTTCATTATCATGCTGCTGTTGAGAAAATGTCTAAAAGGCATTTGAATGCATGAAATGTGGATGTTCTTAAATGCCAGctaattttcttttgagaaggTTAAACTTCTTGGCACATAGAAATCTTTGTTTTCTTCCCATATTGGGATATTTATGAACATATATCAATCATAATGGTAGATCAATCATAATGGAGTCACATTCACCAAGATAACGAGCACTagataaatagatttttttttcttccattatTTGCTTGTGTAAATTTCATTTTTCAAAATAGAGGTGTGCACGTGTATTCTCTCTCCATGGCAGGATTTTTCAAGTAGTTTTGCATTCCAAACTCAGTTGTGCATACATGACGTATTACCGCCAGAAAGTACTTGCATTGTGCATCATTGGAGTTTCTGTCTTgatgattatattaaaaaaacaagAGTGCTAGTATAATTAAACACGTAGTTGATTCGGATCTTTGTTTTTGTTGGCTAAAGGTGGCTGCAATTAACACAGCAATGGCAGCTCTAACTAAAACAGTAGGTGTATTTCCAAAGGAGCGTGCCATTGTTGATCGAGAACGTGCCAAAGATTCCTATGCATTGGGTccttatcttttgtccaaattgctAGCTGAAATCCCAATAGGAGCAGCATTCCCCTTGATGTTTGGAACAATTTTATATCCAATGGCTCGTCTCCATCCTACTCTTACCAGGTCAGTTTTAGATGTTTATtccttatatattattttaattatacagTAGTGTTTTTTCATGTGTGGTTGATATCTACATGTACACATTAGGTTCTATTTTCCAAGTGGCAAGCATATGCTATTGTTTTTTGTTGATTCTCACAGTAGCAAATTACTAACCATTTTTCCTCATTTACTTCATCCATGTATCATGCTAGCAATTTATAGTATTCAGCTTATCTCGCTTCGGCAAACCAAGGCCATAGTCATTTCATAAGAGTGTCACAGTTTTAATATAGTATTAGTTGCTTTTGTGTATACCTGACACACAACTCTTGAAGCAGGTTTGCAAGGTTTTGTGGCATTGTGACGATGGAGTCCTTTGCTGCTTCTGCAATGGGTCTGACAGTTGGGGCTATGGTTCCTTCAACTGAAGCAGCAATGGCTGTGGGGCCATCCCTGATGACTGTGTTCATTGTTTTTGGTGGTTATTATGTTAATGCTGAGAATACGCCTCTGGTCTTCCGTTGGATCCCTCGAGTCTCTCTGATAAGATGGTATGCCTATTCTGTGACACTATTGATCAGACCATCGGTGACACAagacactttttttttctttcctccgataAGATGGTACTAATTATTCCGTGACATCATGAATTGGATCAGTTAGTGACAACCATATTCGTTTTTCCATTCTCAGGGCCTTCCAGGGGCTTTGCATTAACGAATTCAGTGGCCTTCAATTTGAACAACAACATTCGTATGATATCCAAACTGGAGAACAGGTATGAGGGGACTCGGAAAGCATCTATCACATAACATCATCTCCAGGATAAATGCAGAATTAACCTGtagaaaggaaaaacaaaatgaTGAAGTCAATATACTGATAGACTTGCCAAGTAAATGAATATAGATTTTAATAAATCATATAATTATAGAAAACTGGTGCAGCATTTTAGTGTTCTCAGAGGATATTGCTTTGATCTGTAAGTTTGAGCATTATCTTTTAGTTGCATTTTCATCTCAGACATGCTATTTTCCATTAATTCAGTATTGGGAATCAAGACATTATCATTTTCTCAACTAAGATGATCGGTTTAGGTTGCAGCATCACTAATAGCCCATATTAACTGGATGCAATGTGTGTATCCCTGGTGCAGCATATCTATGATCACTTGTTAGATAGAAACAGAAGACAAATGTCAAGTGCTCAACGTGCGAGTTACTAATAGCGTAAAATGGCTCATCTTTAAAATGATGTCCATTGAACatactagtatttattttttgCATGGTGACTGTTCTGAGGATTTCAATTAATACCTTCCGTTCTATGGCATGGCAGGCTTTGGAGAGGCTTTCCTTTGGAGGCAGTCGAGTGAGGGATACCATTGTTGCGCAGGCCAGAATACTGATGTTCTGGTACTGGACCACTTACTTTCTGCTTAAGAAGAACAAACCAAAATATCAACAGCTTGTGTCGCCCGATTCGTCGCATCAACAACAGGTATAGATAGGTCAATGCGATCAGGAATCGCAACAAGTACTTACAACTTGGTCTAATGTTCGTGGATTTGGTTCTACCAAATTCTTTTCCTGCTGAATTCCCCTAGTATCAGAAACTCTGAAACTGTCTGTGAGCAGTaggcttttctttttttcttgcctGACTTCAGAATCTGGCATGGGTAGTAATTGTTGTATCAAGTTCTTTAAGAAAATGCATGTGGAAGCAAGTGAAAGTCAATATTTCCACATCAAGTACTGATTCTTTTACCTACATCCGCATCTATTCTGCATGGTGCAGACAGTCCAACTAAAACCACGAATATGATGAGATTGATGATATATGCTTCAGATCTTCGAAATCGAATTTAGATGTGATTGC comes from the Musa acuminata AAA Group cultivar baxijiao chromosome BXJ1-10, Cavendish_Baxijiao_AAA, whole genome shotgun sequence genome and includes:
- the LOC135595950 gene encoding ABC transporter G family member 7-like, which gives rise to MVVGFDGRGLGRILAALAAAFFFRAISGAGPALPLPGEEEDDEGQHPAGDEEAPVSAEVLPVTIRWSGITCTLSDKRGRRTRFLLSNVCGEAKPGRLLAIMGPSGSGKTTLLNVLAGQLMASPRLHLSGHLDINGLPMPSEGYKVAYLRQEDLFFSQLTVRETLLLAAELQLPQTWLAEKKDKYVSSILFRLGLVNCADSIVGDAKVRGISGGEKKRLALACELIASPSVIFADEPTTGLDAFQAEKVMETLRQLAEDGHTVICSIHQPRGSVYSKFDDIVLLSEGALVYMGPAKDEPLTYFAKFGYQCPDHVNPAEFLADLISVDYSSAESVHSSQQRIDDLIEAFSKSSFMIQCTIPIMQLDDSKVSAKFGKKTMVKRRSGWWRQFRLLLKRAWMQASRDGPTNKVRARMSIASAIIFGSVFWRMGRTQTSIQDRMGLLQVAAINTAMAALTKTVGVFPKERAIVDRERAKDSYALGPYLLSKLLAEIPIGAAFPLMFGTILYPMARLHPTLTRFARFCGIVTMESFAASAMGLTVGAMVPSTEAAMAVGPSLMTVFIVFGGYYVNAENTPLVFRWIPRVSLIRWAFQGLCINEFSGLQFEQQHSYDIQTGEQALERLSFGGSRVRDTIVAQARILMFWYWTTYFLLKKNKPKYQQLVSPDSSHQQQV